In one Acidimicrobiales bacterium genomic region, the following are encoded:
- a CDS encoding FAD-binding domain-containing protein: MAPHGRGGDRSPRRSSQLHPCGRTLAIPWRDDCPDLTAWREGRTGFPTVDAAMRELAETGWIANRARLIAASFLTRELFLDWRLGARHFLRTLVDGDVANNAANWQWVAGVGTDAAP; this comes from the coding sequence GTGGCGCCTCACGGCCGAGGCGGTGACCGGTCCCCCCGCCGGTCGTCGCAGCTTCATCCCTGCGGGCGTACCCTAGCCATCCCGTGGCGCGACGATTGCCCGGACCTCACCGCGTGGCGTGAGGGACGGACGGGGTTCCCGACAGTCGATGCCGCCATGCGCGAGCTGGCCGAGACAGGCTGGATCGCCAACCGAGCCCGTCTCATCGCGGCGAGCTTCCTCACGCGCGAGCTGTTCCTGGATTGGCGGCTCGGGGCGCGGCACTTCCTGCGCACCCTCGTCGACGGCGATGTTGCCAACAACGCCGCCAACTGGCAGTGGGTGGCGGGCGTGGGGACGGACGCCGCGCCGT
- a CDS encoding GNAT family protein, with product MPASTDDPDRPPAPTLDGRRIRLRPATVADRDRLREILLEPSVAQWWGPPRPGVDVADDWLEVDRDTVVFAFEFHGGVIGSIQYSEEIEPDYRHAGNDLFVATAWQGMGLGTDAIRTLAHFLFEVREHHRLVIDPSAANERAIAAYRKVGFVPVGVMRAYERGPDGTFHDGLLLDLLADELT from the coding sequence ATGCCGGCATCGACCGATGATCCTGACCGTCCGCCTGCGCCGACCCTCGACGGACGAAGGATTCGCCTCCGGCCCGCGACGGTCGCCGATCGTGACCGCCTGCGGGAGATCCTGCTGGAACCGTCGGTGGCGCAGTGGTGGGGCCCGCCGCGCCCGGGTGTGGACGTCGCCGATGACTGGCTCGAGGTCGACCGCGACACCGTCGTGTTCGCGTTCGAGTTCCATGGCGGCGTTATCGGCAGCATCCAGTACTCCGAGGAGATCGAACCCGACTACCGCCACGCCGGGAACGATTTGTTCGTCGCGACTGCGTGGCAAGGCATGGGGCTGGGGACGGACGCGATCCGGACGCTGGCTCACTTCCTGTTCGAGGTGCGCGAGCATCACCGGCTTGTGATTGACCCCTCCGCAGCCAACGAGCGAGCGATCGCAGCCTATCGGAAGGTCGGCTTCGTGCCCGTCGGGGTCATGCGTGCATACGAGCGCGGTCCCGACGGCACCTTCCACGACGGCCTGCTCCTGGATCTTCTTGCCGATGAGCTGACCTGA
- a CDS encoding VOC family protein, with protein MPDPIEENDKVDYKLELVVLPVSDVDRAKAFYLDQCGFELIVDHTAGDFRIVQLNPRGSSCAIAMMKTSPMEPGSLHGLHLVVNDLAAAHAELVGRGVAVGEPYHYGAAGQSTPGIDPNHADYSSFMDLRDPDGNTWLIQEVGYVAAED; from the coding sequence ATGCCCGACCCTATCGAGGAGAACGACAAGGTGGACTACAAGCTCGAGCTCGTCGTCCTGCCCGTGTCGGACGTCGACCGCGCCAAGGCGTTCTACCTCGACCAGTGCGGCTTCGAGCTCATCGTCGACCACACGGCCGGCGACTTCCGGATCGTCCAGCTGAACCCGCGCGGGTCGTCGTGCGCGATCGCGATGATGAAGACGTCACCGATGGAGCCGGGATCGCTCCACGGCCTGCACCTGGTGGTCAACGACCTCGCCGCGGCGCATGCCGAGCTGGTCGGGCGCGGCGTCGCAGTCGGCGAGCCCTACCACTACGGCGCCGCCGGCCAGAGCACGCCCGGCATCGATCCGAACCACGCGGACTACTCGAGCTTCATGGACCTGAGGGACCCCGACGGCAACACGTGGCTGATCCAGGAAGTCGGGTACGTGGCCGCCGAGGACTGA
- a CDS encoding VOC family protein, which translates to MTLFAEDLAATKQFYLDVFGLQIHYEDDSSVAFKFGGTLINLLSVSEAPELIAPAAVALPEAGSRMQFTITVGDVDAMCAELSKRGVRLLNGPIDRPWGIRTASFRDPAGYIWEIAK; encoded by the coding sequence GTGACCCTGTTTGCCGAGGACCTCGCGGCGACGAAGCAGTTCTACCTCGACGTCTTCGGTCTGCAGATCCACTACGAGGACGACAGCTCCGTGGCGTTCAAGTTCGGTGGCACGCTCATCAACCTGCTGAGCGTCAGCGAAGCGCCGGAGCTGATCGCGCCGGCGGCCGTCGCGCTGCCGGAGGCAGGTTCTCGCATGCAGTTCACCATCACCGTCGGCGACGTGGACGCCATGTGCGCGGAACTGTCGAAGCGGGGCGTGCGGTTGCTCAATGGTCCCATCGACCGACCGTGGGGCATCCGAACCGCCAGCTTCCGCGATCCCGCCGGCTACATCTGGGAGATCGCGAAGTAG
- a CDS encoding dihydrofolate reductase family protein, whose amino-acid sequence MRKIVLYTLMSLEADVDDPAGYFSSSPEPGRPPAFDRAMVENEAQVTATQDAVLLGRHMYDEWSLYWPTVTDDPFADFINSVKKYVVTSTPLSNEWSNAEAVHGPLEDVVRDLRARPGGDIGVHGSITLAQSLFEADLVDELRLVVGPAFGFTGRRLFATVGQIRRLELLSATPTPSGSVMLAYRVP is encoded by the coding sequence GTGCGCAAGATCGTGCTGTACACCCTGATGTCCCTCGAGGCTGACGTCGACGACCCCGCCGGGTACTTCAGCTCGAGCCCGGAGCCTGGTCGACCGCCGGCGTTCGACCGCGCGATGGTCGAGAACGAGGCGCAGGTCACCGCCACGCAGGACGCCGTGCTGCTGGGCCGCCACATGTACGACGAGTGGTCGCTGTACTGGCCGACCGTCACCGACGACCCATTCGCCGACTTCATCAACTCGGTCAAGAAGTACGTCGTGACGTCCACGCCGCTCTCGAACGAGTGGAGCAACGCGGAGGCGGTTCACGGGCCGCTGGAGGACGTGGTGCGCGATCTGAGGGCCCGACCCGGCGGCGACATCGGCGTTCACGGCAGCATCACGCTGGCGCAGTCGCTTTTCGAGGCGGATCTTGTGGACGAGCTGCGGCTCGTGGTGGGCCCGGCGTTTGGCTTCACCGGACGGCGGCTGTTCGCCACCGTCGGCCAGATCCGTCGGCTCGAACTCCTGAGCGCAACGCCAACGCCGAGCGGCAGCGTGATGCTGGCCTACCGGGTGCCCTGA
- a CDS encoding dihydrofolate reductase family protein has protein sequence MAVRVDLNISLDGFATTTDQTPENPFGHDWARLVGAYVATRTFRARVLHDASGAGTTGVDDQYAQAYFAEVGAEVMGAGMFGLREPGVDADWRGWWGDEPPFHCPVFVLTHKPRPSLEMANGTTFQFLAATPREALDLALEAAGGKDVRIGGGPTVVREYLKAGLVDRLHVAIVPILLGRGIRLWDDLRGLEDGYSVTSEAARGGITHLTFSR, from the coding sequence ATGGCCGTGCGCGTTGACCTGAACATCTCCCTGGATGGCTTCGCGACAACGACCGACCAGACGCCCGAGAACCCGTTCGGGCACGACTGGGCGCGCCTCGTCGGCGCCTACGTCGCGACCCGCACGTTCCGCGCTCGGGTGCTGCACGACGCGTCCGGCGCGGGCACGACCGGCGTCGACGACCAGTACGCGCAGGCCTACTTCGCCGAGGTCGGTGCGGAGGTCATGGGCGCGGGCATGTTCGGGCTGCGCGAGCCCGGGGTCGACGCGGACTGGCGCGGTTGGTGGGGTGACGAGCCCCCGTTCCACTGCCCGGTGTTCGTGCTCACCCACAAGCCGCGCCCGTCGCTCGAGATGGCCAACGGCACGACCTTCCAATTCCTGGCCGCGACGCCCCGGGAGGCGCTCGACCTCGCGCTCGAGGCTGCCGGCGGCAAGGATGTCCGGATCGGCGGCGGCCCGACCGTGGTGCGCGAGTACCTCAAGGCGGGGCTCGTCGACCGGCTCCACGTCGCCATCGTCCCGATCCTGCTCGGCCGCGGCATCCGGCTCTGGGACGACCTCCGCGGGCTTGAGGACGGCTACAGCGTGACGTCGGAGGCCGCCCGGGGTGGCATCACGCACCTGACCTTCTCGCGCTGA